The genomic window ATCCCCTGGCCATTTTTCCAGATATGCCCAGGCATCCCGTTAGCCTCTAATCTTATCCATTAACTCCTTGAACTGCTGGTACGTAGTGGCCCGTGCGCAATCCCACAACAATCCGCTTAGCTCCAAGTCTTTCCATTGTTTATTGAAATTACGTCACAAATGCCACACACAGAAACGGTGATGCACATTAAACATCACCTCCCTTATGGCTGGAATCAAACCCTGCAACAGAAATTGAGACAGCATAGCCATGGTGAGTGAGAACACATAATGATTCACCATAACAGTCCTTAACTTTCACCCCATGCACCATAATAGACCCTGACTTTTAAAAAATACACTATAACAGTCCCTAACTTTCAAAATGATTCACCATAATAGCCCTTAATATTTACATCGTGCAAACAACATAGTCCCATTCCAATTTTGCAAATCAGTTCATATTCAACCCAAATAAAATTCACCAAACTGATTTCAAGAACAACTCATTAACGATTGCTTATGCTATTATGCAGACTTTCTGATTTCAAGAATCAATAATCAATATATCATCATCATTAACCAATGTTACTCACACAcatacaaaatcaaataaataatccTTATTCAATAATCATTAAGCTTTTTGCATCAATATATTTAATTAGTATAAGCCTAACATCAGATTAAAAACAACATAAGCAATGAAAAGTAATAATCAGTATTTCAATAATCAAATTAAATCAATAAATCAATAAGCATAACATTAGAATAACAACCATTAGACTTTTTGCATCAATATATTTAATAAGTATAAGCCTAGCATCAGATTGAAAACAATACAAGCATAAAAAGTAATAATCAGTATTTcaataatcaaatcaaatcagtAACCACTAACAACCAAAATGCAtcagtattattattattcaaatggAATGTATCTATTATTAAAAGTAATCATTAGTATTTCAATATTAAATAGaatgtatttattattattattattattattattattattattatttaactaATATACCACTAACCACCAAAATGCATcagtaaataaaaatcaaacataCCTTTTGCATATCAAAAATAAAACACCACCCGTGTGTCTTGTAGTCTCTAAGGTCTTGATGCAACAATTCCAAGAACCACTTCCAATTATCTTTATTCTCGACGTTCACAATTGTCCATGCAATCACGTAGATGTGGTGATTAGCATCTTGCCCGAAGCTGACAATATTTGGCCTCCAAATACggtcttcaagaaagcaccatcaaGACCAATTAGTGGACGGCAGCTAGCTTTAAAATCGTTCTTGGAATCGGCTAAGCACACGTACATCTTCTCCAAGATTGGTCCCCATGTGGCTGTGGAGTTGTGCAAATTTGAACAGTTGATCCTGAATTGGTCTTGAGTAAAGTAAGGCCGTAGTCTCTCAACATAGCATATTGTGCCTTCTCATCCCCATAAACCACATTTCTAGTATCACTCAGTGCTCTTGAAATTGAATTCCTATTGAGGGATAGATCATACTTTGTCTTGAAGAATGTTGTAACATCATAATGTCTAAAGTTAGGATACTTCCTCACTTTCTTTACCAGCTTACTTGCAACCCAGTTTCGGTTTGCATCCCTATTCTTATCCTCTCTAGGACAAGTATGATCATCCATGAAAGTCTTCACTTGCCAGCAGCTGTCCTCATAGTCCCTTGAGGCATAAATCACCCATTTACATTCTTTGACTTTACATATTGTCCTTactctttttctatcatttttcTTAAACTTGATACGCCTTTCCTCTTGGATGGTGTACTCCCTCACAGCCTCTTTGAAGTCCCATTTGGTATTAAATTTCATTTCGACTTCTAAGTGCAGTTCACCAAACCTTGAACCCTCTCAAAACACTGAAAAAACTTCTAGAATCATCGTCTTCATCCAGCTCATCTTCATAATTTGGTGGGGTTTTCATCTCCAACGAATGCCATGAATTTGCACCATCAGAATCAGCTCCGGGATCATAAGCATTATAGTCTTCAACCTTTGCATCCCCCACAAAACCAAGATCAACTTCTTGATCTAAAACATCTTCCACAAATGCATCATAATCAACTATTATCTTCTCTTTACCCTTACCAGATGCACCTGTAGGACCATTCTTCAATTTCACATCCTTCCTTCTTGAGGAAGAAATATTAACCAAATCAATCAAATCAGAGGAGCTGTCATCCCCTACTAGCTTATAACTTTCATCTTCAGCACTATCATAGCTATCAGAGGAGTCTTCATTAGAAGATAGAACAATTTCAGGAACCTTTACTGACTTATCTTTTGCAACATATCTTCGACAGTGTCTCATGCTCATGGTTGTAGACCTCAGACAATACTTCCTGAACAAATTGGTTTTGGATTGTGTTGATTTATGTGTGAATTTTGGGATTGTCTCAGGCTTAGGCTTAAGTTTGGCTTTGGTGGGTTCTTGATTCTTAGGAATAGAATATATGCTCTTGGACTTAAGGCTGGGCTCTACAATTGGTTTCTGATCAGCATAGGGTTTAAGATCAACAACTGGAGGGGACACGTTATGATAAGCATGGGTAGAAGTGTTTGGAATGACCCTGGCTTCCTTACCAACATCTCCTACTTGATCATCAACATATACCATAACCTCTTTTCCTTCCAGAATCTCAGGTGTTGACACTTCATGCTCAATGAACACATCAACCAGACAATTGTTTTTCTTAGCAAAGAAACACATCTCCCTTAACTCTCCATCATTGTTTAACCTCCTGAGTCCAACCTCTAGACTCCTACCTAGAACAAGCCACCAACATTCCTTCATCTTGTCATACCCAAGCTCTTTATGGTAATTCCTAATATAGAAAACATCTAATGTATCTTCATCAATATCACCCAAACAACTTTTCTTATTAGGAGAATAAACCATCcttccttcttcatttttttcAAAGCTACCCCCATGATGGAACATAATGTCAATTAGATTTTCCATCTGCATCAGAAATAAAAATTGTACACATTAACTCAATGACCATGGTCACAACCCAAAAATCAACAGATTGCATTTCATggatggtaaaaaaaaaaaaaacttttcccTGTTTCATTAGGCAAAAATAGAGCATGTTTAAAATCCATAACCTAACATAACAATATATAAAACCTTAAAACTTTATCAATGATGAAAACACCCCACCACAAACAAGCAGAAAGCCAACTAAACCCTTGAAAATCAAGCTATGATTGTCAAAAAAAAATAAGGGCACTGTGTACTCAcctcaataacaacaacaatagtgCTTCCTCAATAACGGCACTGTGAACTCCACGATGACACTTGTAGTCCCGCAAAATTGTCGAACTCGCAAACCCTAAACAACTACACTAAGCCTTCACCATTGTCAGAGGAAGAGGGAGTTTAAGCATTTTGGTGTTGGAGAAAGGAAGGAGAAGACTGTGAGTGATCAAAATCCATATGGCTCTAACGTTTTATTTTCTTCATTCAGGTAGAATGGTGATGTTTTACTCTCTTTAGGCACCAAAACCCTAAACGACACTGTATGGAACATCCACCATGGTAGCCACTTGTCAGATCAGCACTCCGATTTGCTGACTCAGGCCAGAAATAAGCTTGGGGACTTTTATGGAGCCTGAGTTCAATCTCGAGGACCAAAATGGTGCAATTGAAAATTCAGGGGTGAAATTGGTGCAGGGGCCAAATCCGAGGGACCATTTTGGGGATTTAGTCCTCTAACAATTTGTCCTTGGCTAATTATCATCCCTACCACATAATCGTCATAAAATGCCAAATTACACTATTATTATGTATGATAATTCCGTGTATTATATATATAAGGGTAAACTATCAaaattttctctaattttttaatACGCTAACAAAAATATCTCTCATTTTGGTTAACAATAAAAATATCCAACgttaaatatatattctcaaaaaaaattttagagaATGAATTTTGATACAGTTTTTCGCAAGCttgattagaaaaataaaatatttttatccctaaaatttggtaattttatgTTAAGTATCTGTGAtttgaagggaaaagaaaaagtgggATCTAGCTCAACACGGATATGGGTGGGTAATTTGGTTGGGCCTGGGTTTTTTAGTCAATGGGTGTGAAATTTCTTGGTTACCACTAACGTACCTGTGGCCCAATGAAACTAAGAAACTTCAGACCAAAAAGAAAATGATTTGGCGCAAACCAGTACGTGAAAAAGattaaaagggtaaactaagttTGCCAAACTAGTTACACTAGTTAAGCATTGACCATGggctttttctttcttccattGTTTCAGAAAACCGCATTTTACATACCCACCACAAACACACACAAATACATAATTAAGACATAGATGTTAGTTAACTTAATACTACACTAAACACTATTGATGAATATTTGTTTTTATCAAAATAGTTGTCTATAAAATCTACCGTtggattaaaatttatataaattgtaTATCAATTCAAAAtcgtttgatatttttttttatagattaaaattgatgatgatataaaattttaaaacacaTATATTTTAGATCATATCTATAAATTTCATGTCAATCCAAAATCATTTGATATACTTGTTGTTAGTTACATTTATTATCTTTTAaacattttgaatttaaatttataattagaaagaaaaaataatcCAAAATTTTCAAACCAAATAAGTTAAATTACCAAGTTTGAATAACCCTAGCTAGATAAAGCAAAACAAACCGGGTCAAGGACAAGAAGTGTATATAGAGTTAGCAAAGCCCAATTTGGTAATTTTATACCGCGTGTGCTGCGGTTCATGCACGTGGATGTGAGATTGAATAATTTGGTCTACCACCTAGGTTAAATGATGATGATACACGTGCATATATTGGTTCATGAATGGGGGGCAAAAGAGGAAAAACATACAAAAGCAAGAAACACAAAGAAAATGGGTAGATACATAGATAAATAGATAGATGGATAATCATCTATCTCATTTGCCATGTTTCTTTGTTCTTCTTTTCCATTTTGGGGACCATTTTCTTAAAGAAATGTCTACTCAAAGTGGAACACAACTCCTTGAATTCTGATGAATGTGAGGCTTTCATTAATTCATTCACAACCATGGTTTCTCAACATGGCCAATGCATACTCCATCACCATTAGTACCCCAATATATATAAACCataataattaaattagcaaaagtaaagtcaattttttcttttgtttaattaatatatatacacATGCATAGAGTTATCAATTGACATAACGTAACATTCATATATACTCTTGATTTGGCCATTTTGAACCTTAATTTCCAAAAGCATGATTGTAGTGGGATCTTGGTAAGCCACACTTAGGTGTTAGGTGTCCATCAAATAGAGGTTTAATttggaaaaatgaaaaaaagcgCAAAATAATTGAGTGTTTTGTTTgatatgagaaaaaaaaaaaaaggagacttTCGTTTCATAAAAAAAATGACTTTGAAAATTGCTTTTCATATTGGTGATGGGTCCAAATATAGTCCAGAACAATCGTCATTCCACTTTCACTTTAATAGTTTAATTTCAATACATTTATAGGTTTATGCATTCGCCAATAAATCAAAGCTAATAAaggttttctttaatttatttgtgTTCACCAAAGCTTTGAGCTCTATTATTTCCTTTTTGATTGCaatcataaaaataaagaataatcGAAGTATCATTATTgggatatttttttaaattgatttcgCGGAAAAAGCATGAGTGACGTATTACATATAGTTTCTTTTTAACCTGTATATTATTTCTTATAAATAATAAACGCAGAAATGGCCAAATAATTAATACTAAATCATTAAATCCTTGTAGATTGAATAATTAAGAAGTCTTTAACTACTTAACAAGGACTTTAAATAGGGTTAAATTAAAGTAGAATGgatcaataaaaaaaaacatttctAGGTCAACTTCTATCAAACTTTTTCTTTTGATCAAGAATAATATTTTCGTAAATAAAAACTAGTTATATGGACATGTGATGTGTAACATGTAACAGCTGAGCAATCCAGTGATCACAAATTAACATTATGTATATATACAAATATACGCCAGCTTTTAGTATGTGGTTTCGATCGTCTTATATTATTTCATGTTATCACCTGCCTGGTTCATCACAAAATTAATATGATAAATTAatctatataataataataatgNNNNNNNNNNNNNNNNNNNNNNNNNNNNNNNNNNNNNNNNNNNNNNNNNNNNNNNNNNNNNNNNNNNNNNNNNNNNNNNNNNNNNNNNNNNNNNNNNNNNNNNNNNNNNNNNNNNNNNNNNNNNNNNNgtgtatattttataaataaaagaaagaagaatattattttaatatttttcaaaagaaaaagagtgtAATTTTCTCATATGATAATGATGATAGTAGAGATTCTAATAAACCAATATACATAACAGAAAGCATGGAATAGACACTAATTAATCACATCATCAATGAGCTAAATTTTGCTAGATAGAGCCGATAGTTTGTCCAAGAAGTTTTGTAAAACATGTCTTAACTATAACTAGGACTTTAATTTATCCATGCATGCATATATAGAGAAAGCACTAAACATTATGTCctaaaattaaagtgaattattGTTATGTTTCTTAGTGGACTACCTTTCACAAACTTCACTGATTATTGTCTCAAACACTGATTCTTCTTCTGTTGCtaactcttttcttctttttctcttcttcttctgtgTTGctaactctttttttctttttccccaACTCTTGATGAGAAATTTAGAGTAATAAATGACAGGCGATGTTTCTGGGAATCAAAGTGACATCATGTTATGTCACCCCAAGTAGAAGTATTATTATGATCATCATAGCAAATTTGACTtcatatatataattaaacatgaGATCATAGCTAGAAGT from Arachis ipaensis cultivar K30076 chromosome B09, Araip1.1, whole genome shotgun sequence includes these protein-coding regions:
- the LOC107615743 gene encoding uncharacterized protein LOC107615743, producing MKFNTKWDFKEAVREYTIQEERRIKFKKNDRKRVRTICKVKECKWVIYASRDYEDSCWQVKTFMDDHTCPREDKNRDANRNWVASKLVKKVRKYPNFRHYDVTTFFKTKYDLSLNRNSISRALSDTRNVVYGDEKAQYAMLRDYGLTLLKTNSGSTVQICTTPQPHGDQSWRRYRIWRPNIVSFGQDANHHIYVIAWTIVNVENKDNWKWFLELLHQDLRDYKTHGWCFIFDMQKSGSIMVHGVKVKDCYGESLCVLTHHGYAVSISVAGFDSSHKGGDV